The Glycine max cultivar Williams 82 chromosome 17, Glycine_max_v4.0, whole genome shotgun sequence genome contains the following window.
CATAATTTATACAGTCACCATTGATACCCAATTTATAGTAAAAATCACGTTTGTTATTGTTTGGTATAAATTCTATTGtggaaaaatttgaataaagcaagcatattttattaatagttcTAGTCATAGTTTTAAAAATCGGCAGGATCGAACTCACAGACCCAATCGAGTCGAGCATGACATTGGATTGATAATGTTATCAAATCAGTATGAATCGGTGTAACCCGACCGGTTATGCTGTTAAATCGGAGAATTGATGACCCAGCAGGTCAAagtgattcaaaaaaaaaatgtaagctCGTTGCACACACAAATGACTgaaatgagaatgaaaaattaatactaTCACTAACTCAAACTAGCGCCTACATTGTTGTTGGACCAACACTATCATCATTGAGCAAAACCCACTATTAGGGCAATGCAAATGGCTCTCATGTCGTAGGTTTGTCGTTACATGAATAGCGGCcacattttttagtaaaatgtgGAAGTAGCAAATGTTTGGGGTCACAGTTTGGGAAGCTAGACAAATTGTGTCATTGCCGAAAAAGGCCCACGTTGTCGTGTTGCTAAACAATGTCTATGTTGTTGCCTTTGGGTACCTGCATTGTAGCCTCCATTTTagtttcagaaaatgaagacaaCACTTGATAACAGAAAGATAAAGTCTTAGTGAATTAGGAATACATTGAAAATTGGACATATGAGCCAAATCTttgtttttagtgtttttattctctttctgAATTGGTTTAATAGGCATCGTGTAACGTCTCTCTTTGCTAATGTCTTCATGGTTACACTCAATGACAGTTTACACAAAGACACTTCACTCAACTTTTTTGTTGGTTAAAATCCTCTTCCGGTTAGAATTCTCTATAATAACCATTTTTAGACCTCGACAATATATTGCAACTGGTTTTTGGATCGCTGGATGTTCCCACAAATCAACACAAGATTTTTCATCCTATTATGTGTTCACTTACACGTTTTCTTGAAAAACTTCCTCAAATGTCATTTATCTCATAACCACTTAAGTCAAACACGCCTAATTGTAAAGTTTTTGtgatatgttataaaaaaatatatgcattttatttgtataaGTAATACTGATTAATTCATTTTAGTCATCCTCGTATGTATTCTTTCATACCTACACAACATTGGATCCCCTTCATTCTAATTATTTTGTTATACTTCACTTTTTAtcctctctttattttttcctttttattttaataataagacgaaaataaaaaaaaacaatcaaaacatataatataataaactaaataataatagtaataataaaataataatagtagagTAATAACTAATTAGCTTTAgagttaaattatattaatttgttatgtcaatattttttgagttttttaagGTAGtggatgaaattttaattttttctaaatataGACATGATCATATGAGTCAATAAATGATTCATTGGTTTGACCTTTGAGACATTAATCCAATACCTTAACTTGGATTAATCACTTGGTcagttcaatttttaaaaattataatgaattatttatgACGAGCAACTAATTGTTAAGAATAAATTCACATATTACTAAATAATTAggtgaaaattaagaaaatctaaTTTAGGTGGTTAGATGGAATGTGTGAATAATTATAAATCCCTTAACACTATGTTTGAttcataagaataaaataataatatttatatcaaaTATTCCATTTCAGCAATAACTATTATTTATatcaatcatatttaaaataataaaaaaataacctctAATCTCTCTCAATCCATCCTTggtctttatttataaattgaatttctatattttttaaataaatagattatcaaatagttcaaataatatttttttcataatataaattacttatcataaatttaaatacaatttaactgcttatttattacaaatatcaattataagataatatatatgttcaaagatatttatttattatagatttaattacataaaaataaatatttatattgtacATTACACAAACTAAAACACTAATAATTGACTAATTTATATTAAGAAGAATGAAGATCTTGCGACGTGtccctcattttttttccttctcaatGTTCACTGTTGCTTCGCTCGCCGATCCTCTCCAACTTCTACTTCGACTTTTTCATTCTCGACCACCGCTTGGACGCTCCATCTGCTTGTTCTCCCGTTCGATTATCGACCTGGTTTCCCCTGGCCTTcacaatagaaataaaatataattactatCTGAAACAATCGAAATTTTACATGTAAAATCTTAAATTTGAACTCTAAAAGAAGacataataattgttttttacaaGGGACTTATTCTATCACAAATACTATTATAATTAGTCTTAGTATTGTCGTCCCTTATAGCAACACGGACACTATCATttctattaatattattatcactccctcattatcatcattaatattattaccattataattattatcatgTCATTATTATTACTCAACACCAACAAAAACTCTTGTgatcattatttttatcattaatactgacattattattgttattatcatcatccttttaaaaatatattatttaactaattttaataagattaaaaactttcaaatgagtttatttttaaactaaaatttagagaaaaaatttacaactaacttttaatttttcaaaactaaaactaaaaactgatttgtgtttttaaaattttagaatttacaACTAAAAATTACTCCAAATAGACCCCGAGAGTACTAGattttaaatcaatcaataGTTATATCCAGGAAGGGGTCAACAATGGTTGATTTGAAAATTAGTTTCCTTactaaaaatattcttaaaaaatatctctaaatattaaaagtaattatattattcatgaAATCATGtgaaattatacaaatattttatacttttttaattattataataacttcCCCCGTATGGGTGTGGTagtattacattaaaaaaatatccgtATAACGTTCAAAAATGTGTTAGTATAatatttgtaaatataaaaaatgttaatgtaaaaatagaaaaaaagtaatgttctgtataatttgaaaaaagttaAGAAGTAGGAgtataatttattctaaaaaataattaaaaaatacaacacTCATGGttagaatagaaaataaatacattattttaaaattattacaaaaaatgttagaaataataaaataaaataaattatactaacCACATATGAAATTTGGTGAAATTACACAAATTTCCCATTCTATCCGTACACTAAACTTTCTTAATTAactgtttaaaaaatatcacaacGATAAAGGGAGATTTagaaaatctataaaaaataatttataattatttcaataaatttaaacttgATTAGAAAGCCGAAAAGGATGTTTAATGTAAAGTCCAAAAGTGAGTGGGTCCCAGCTCCTAGGTTGGGAGGTTCTCAGCCTTTCCAGtattgagaaggaaaagggtaacATTTTGTATTTAGGATTGGATTGGATTCgtaaagaatattaaaaagcGGAAGAAAGCAGAGCAGAGAGGGaggtggaaaaagaaaaaggaagaaggaaTGAGTGCAACAGTGACTCTAACTCTAAACCTATGCCGTTCTTCCATCGTCGCTTCTTGTCCACATTATAGCCACAAACCAAACCCTAATTTCAATGCCttttttagcttctctttgtcTCTGTCTCTGTCTCACCACAGACGCATCGTTATCTACAAGAAACCATTCCCCTCTAGACGGACGGTATATCTCTCTCTTATGCATTATTTAGATTGATACTTTCTTGTATGAAACTGTGTGATTTGGGTAGTGTTACGAATTACGATTATTCTCTTGCTTTTTCTGCTCATGTCAGTTTCATTTTGCATCATCACCACTCCTTGTGGTTTGTGAGCAGTTGTTGTTCACTAATTTTTACTACCAGGGACTCTGTTTTTATGTACTGGTATAGTGGCTTTATGGATATATGAATAGAGATCGAGATTATGAATTGGAGAATGGGTTAGCCTTATTCGGTTCTGATGAAGAACTAGCAACACAAATTCCAACTCAGGCCCAGTCACTTGTTGAAGGATCAGGCTCCATTCGCATAGCGGAGTTCAAGCCTGTTCCTGATGTTGATTATCTTCAGGTTTGTAACAGCACGTATTATTGTCCATTTGATTTGCTAAAATTTATGAAACTGGACCGgacaaacatttatttttgaCACCACAAATTAAATAGATGAGTACACGACAAAAACTCAAATTCTTGTtactcagaaaaaaaaatcattggacAACTTTTTGTCCCATACAAAGCATTCAAAAGATGCAAATACTCCACCTCTCTCTTATTTCTCAACCATTATCTACTAGATGCAACAACCTTATCATGCCATGATTTTGAATTCACATTATCTACTAGCTAGGTGATTTGTATATATTCTGTATTTTGAATtcacataatatataataataataatgtaaattatgTTAAGatgattaatattaaaaaggatattttagtatattttatattattttgtttgtgttgtCAATTGTCCATTAAACAATGTACATGATAAAAAATCGTTTTAACTCAAGTATTTGTCCGGTTCCGGTAGTGTGTATCAATCACACATTCGCACCCTTAGTTGTACAACATTTTGAacagaattttgttttttacagGAGTTATTGGCCATTCAACAGCAAGGACCTAGAGCTATTGGCTTTTTTGGAACTCGGAACATGGGATTCATGCACCAAGAACTAATTGAGATTCTTAGCTATGCTATGGTCATAACTGTAAGTTGTTATTTTACTCAAGAGTATTATATGCTTGCTTGAAGAGTTTCAGTCTTGTAGAACACAATATATGGTGAATTGGTGATGCAGTACTAGTTATGATTTTTGTTAACAACTCCAATGGCTGTGTCTCACAACTTCTTGTCCATCTGTTTGtagaaaaatcatatatatacatcTGGAGCATCTGGGACTAATGCTGCTGTTATTCGAGGTGCTTTAAGGGCAGAGAAACCAGAGTTGCTTACAGTTATATTACCTCAAAGTTTAAGCAAACAGCCTCCTGAGAGTCAGGAACTATTGTCCAAAGTAAGgtttaaaagtttttatatatatgctttctcaaaggtttgaatataagtgtttatatactttttgaaaaaaggtttttcatttgctttacatattgttattttaacagtggtagttttttttttgctgaacaTCAGTCTTTTCTGTCTCTCTATCTGATATCTGTTTATACTGCTATAGAAGGGATTCCTTTATTTCATCTCTATTTTTTGTCGAAAACTattcagattttattttctgCTAGAGGGCTATTTGACTCTTAATTTCTGTGTCAGTTCTGGTTTGTATCACATGGTAGCAAGTGGCAACCTTTTTGTTGTGCCAAGGCACATCCTTTCTCTACTGAGTCACCGTTGAtgattagtataaataattgtttGTGCTTTGGGTTTTACAATCATATCATCACATTTTAATACATCACATCATCAAGTCAGCACCAATCTCTTAATAGTCTATAAAGCCATGTACTTTCAAGATTCAACGAAAGCATGGGAACCTCTTTGTAACCTCCAAAACTGCAGGTTCAAACTTATATTACTTCTTTCTCCACCAACAAATTTTGTATCGCTAAAtgtgttaataattaatattatttcctCATGTCCTCAGGTTTTTGttataaacaattatatatgC
Protein-coding sequences here:
- the LOC100798965 gene encoding uncharacterized protein; protein product: MSATVTLTLNLCRSSIVASCPHYSHKPNPNFNAFFSFSLSLSLSHHRRIVIYKKPFPSRRTWLYGYMNRDRDYELENGLALFGSDEELATQIPTQAQSLVEGSGSIRIAEFKPVPDVDYLQELLAIQQQGPRAIGFFGTRNMGFMHQELIEILSYAMVITKNHIYTSGASGTNAAVIRGALRAEKPELLTVILPQSLSKQPPESQELLSKVKNVIEKPHNDHLPLIEASRLCNMDIISHVQQVICFAFHDSRLLMETCQEAKNLRKIVTLFYLD